The following proteins come from a genomic window of Aquimarina sp. MAR_2010_214:
- the dnaE gene encoding DNA polymerase III subunit alpha, whose translation MYLVFDTETTGLPKRWDAPISDTDNWPRCIQIAWQLHDAMGNCIEHQDYLVTPDGFNIPYDAEKIHGISTELATQDGITLQEVLEKFNIALSKTKFVVGQNVGFDVNIMGAEFYRLGVENKLQELPVLDTCTETTAQLCQIPGGRGGKFKLPTLTELHQHLFDTAFGEAHNATADVEATTRCFLELIRKQVFTIEELDVAPDYFQNFAEANPKTVQLIGLKHINLKKASQKIQEALSKKEDSDLSQQEIEDNIAALDEVNFAHLHNHTQFSVLQSTTSIPDLIKVATQHKMNAVAMTDHANMMGAFHFVQGVANHNATVKAANAEAIENGQEPEGVEIKPIVGCEFFVCENHTDKSRKDNGYQVVLLAKNKNGYHNLAKMSSTAFVNGFYYVPRIDKEVIKQYKEDIIVLTGNLYGEVPSKVLNIGEKQAEEALLWWHQEFGDDLYIEIMRHNQEDENRVNQVLIQFAKKHNVKTVATNNTYYCEKEDANAHDILLCVKDGEKQATPIGRGRGYRYGLPNQEYYFKSQKEMKNLFKDLPEAVINIQEIVDKIEPFVLARDVLLPAFDIPEEFRSEEDLIDSGKRGENKYLRHITYEGAKKRYGDITPEIDERLDFELQVIEKTGYPGYFLIVEDFIRAARDMGVSVGPGRGSAAGSAVAYCLWITNLDPIKYDLLFERFLNPDRVSMPDIDIDFDDEGRGRVMDYVIEKYGSNQVAQIITYGTMAAKSSIRDTARVLDLPLGDADRIAKLIPNMSKLGKIFGVDEAILKKKFRSDELEKVNELLNIAEGSDLEAETLNQARVLEGSVRNTGIHACGVIITPDDITKFVPVALAKDSDMYCTQFDNSVVENAGLLKMDFLGLKTLTLIKDTVKIVKAKHGVELDPENFPLDDEETYALFQRGETVGVFQYESPGMQKYMKELKPTVFADLIAMNALYRPGPLEYIPSFINRKHGTEEIIYDLEACEEYLKETYGITVYQEQVMLLSQKLANFTKGEADVLRKAMGKKQKAVLDKMKPKFIKQASEKGHAEDKLEKIWKDWEAFAAYAFNKSHSTCYAWIAYQTAYLKAHYPAEYMAAVLSNNMNDIKQVTFFMEECKRMKLDVLGPDVNESYRKFSVNKDGAVRFGMGAIKGVGTGAVATIVEGRKEDGPYRSIFDLAKRIDLRAANKKAFESLALAGGFDSFSETHRGQYFHEEGDGVTFLEKAVRYGSKFQESENSSQVSLFGEASDVQIPEPIVPPCEEWGTMEKLAREKEVVGIYLSGHPLDDFKYEMKYFCNGTLLNFADLEANINREISFGGVISNVEHRTSKNGKGWATFIIEDYNTAHEFRIFGEEYLKHRPFLVKSTFVYSKAFIKEGWVNRDTGKKGDPRIQFNSFQLLHDVMETYARKLTIQMDINELSDSRIDDLKGLLTEHSGNHTLNFVIYEMAEKLKLHMPSRKQKVNISQELLIALEDESIYYKLN comes from the coding sequence ATGTACTTAGTTTTTGATACTGAAACCACCGGGTTGCCAAAACGATGGGATGCCCCTATTAGTGATACCGATAACTGGCCAAGATGTATACAAATTGCATGGCAGCTACACGATGCTATGGGAAACTGTATCGAACATCAAGATTACCTGGTAACACCTGACGGGTTTAATATTCCATATGATGCAGAAAAAATTCATGGTATCTCGACCGAGTTAGCAACACAAGATGGTATTACACTACAAGAGGTGTTAGAAAAATTTAATATCGCTCTATCCAAAACCAAATTTGTTGTCGGACAAAATGTAGGGTTTGATGTTAATATCATGGGCGCAGAATTTTATCGTCTTGGCGTAGAAAACAAATTACAGGAGCTTCCTGTTTTGGATACCTGTACAGAAACTACAGCACAATTATGCCAAATCCCAGGTGGTCGTGGTGGCAAATTTAAACTCCCGACACTTACAGAACTTCATCAACATCTATTTGATACTGCTTTTGGCGAAGCACATAATGCTACTGCCGATGTAGAAGCCACTACACGATGTTTTCTTGAATTGATCCGTAAACAAGTTTTTACAATCGAAGAACTTGATGTAGCACCAGACTATTTTCAAAATTTTGCAGAAGCCAATCCTAAAACAGTTCAGTTAATAGGATTAAAACATATCAATCTTAAAAAGGCTTCTCAGAAAATTCAAGAAGCTCTTTCTAAAAAAGAAGATTCTGATTTATCCCAACAAGAGATTGAAGATAATATTGCGGCTCTGGATGAAGTTAACTTTGCCCACCTGCATAATCACACCCAATTTTCTGTATTACAATCAACAACCAGTATTCCTGACTTAATAAAAGTAGCTACACAACACAAAATGAACGCGGTTGCCATGACAGATCATGCCAACATGATGGGAGCTTTTCACTTTGTTCAAGGAGTTGCTAATCACAATGCAACTGTAAAAGCAGCCAATGCCGAAGCAATAGAAAATGGGCAAGAACCAGAAGGAGTAGAGATAAAACCTATTGTAGGTTGTGAATTTTTTGTTTGCGAAAATCACACAGATAAATCCAGAAAAGATAACGGATATCAAGTAGTGCTACTTGCCAAGAATAAAAACGGCTATCATAACCTGGCAAAAATGTCCTCTACCGCCTTTGTTAATGGATTTTACTATGTCCCAAGAATTGACAAAGAAGTCATCAAACAATACAAAGAAGACATCATTGTTCTCACCGGTAATCTATATGGTGAAGTCCCTAGTAAAGTCCTAAATATCGGAGAGAAACAAGCAGAAGAGGCATTACTCTGGTGGCATCAAGAATTTGGCGATGATCTATATATTGAGATTATGCGTCATAATCAAGAAGATGAAAATAGAGTAAATCAGGTATTAATTCAATTCGCAAAAAAACATAATGTTAAGACCGTTGCTACTAACAACACCTATTATTGCGAAAAAGAAGATGCCAATGCACATGATATTCTTTTATGTGTAAAAGACGGGGAAAAACAAGCAACTCCTATTGGTCGTGGTAGAGGATATCGATATGGTCTACCAAACCAGGAATATTATTTTAAATCTCAGAAAGAGATGAAAAACCTCTTTAAGGACTTACCAGAAGCGGTTATAAATATCCAGGAAATCGTGGATAAAATTGAACCTTTTGTGCTTGCCAGAGATGTATTATTACCTGCATTTGACATTCCCGAAGAATTTAGATCCGAAGAAGATTTAATTGATAGTGGTAAACGAGGAGAAAATAAATATTTAAGACACATCACTTATGAAGGTGCAAAAAAACGATACGGTGATATAACTCCCGAGATCGATGAGCGTCTGGATTTTGAATTACAAGTAATCGAAAAAACCGGATATCCGGGTTATTTTCTTATTGTAGAGGATTTTATTCGTGCCGCCCGTGACATGGGTGTTTCTGTAGGCCCCGGCCGTGGATCGGCAGCAGGATCAGCAGTAGCATACTGTTTATGGATCACCAATCTCGACCCTATCAAGTACGACCTTCTTTTTGAGAGATTCTTAAATCCGGATCGTGTGAGCATGCCCGATATCGATATTGATTTTGATGACGAAGGTAGAGGGCGCGTAATGGATTATGTAATCGAAAAATACGGTTCCAACCAGGTAGCGCAAATCATTACTTATGGTACGATGGCTGCCAAATCTTCTATTCGAGATACTGCACGAGTATTGGATCTTCCGCTTGGTGATGCAGATCGTATCGCAAAGCTTATCCCTAACATGTCGAAACTCGGAAAGATTTTTGGTGTAGACGAAGCTATATTGAAGAAAAAATTTAGAAGTGATGAATTAGAAAAAGTCAATGAGCTTCTTAATATTGCAGAAGGTAGCGATCTCGAAGCAGAAACCCTTAATCAGGCTCGCGTATTAGAAGGTTCTGTTAGAAATACCGGAATTCATGCCTGCGGAGTTATCATCACACCAGATGACATCACCAAATTCGTCCCTGTAGCATTAGCCAAGGATTCTGACATGTACTGCACACAATTTGACAACTCTGTGGTTGAAAATGCAGGACTACTAAAAATGGATTTCCTGGGATTAAAAACATTAACCTTAATTAAGGATACCGTTAAAATCGTAAAAGCAAAACATGGAGTAGAATTAGATCCCGAAAATTTCCCTCTTGACGATGAAGAAACTTATGCTCTTTTCCAAAGAGGAGAAACTGTAGGGGTGTTCCAATATGAATCTCCCGGGATGCAAAAATACATGAAGGAACTTAAACCTACTGTTTTTGCAGATCTAATTGCAATGAATGCTTTATACCGTCCTGGACCATTAGAATACATACCTAGTTTTATTAATAGAAAACATGGCACAGAAGAGATTATATATGATCTTGAAGCTTGTGAAGAGTACTTAAAAGAAACCTACGGGATTACGGTATATCAAGAGCAAGTGATGTTGCTTTCACAAAAATTGGCAAATTTCACCAAAGGTGAAGCCGATGTACTGCGTAAAGCAATGGGTAAAAAACAAAAGGCAGTTCTTGATAAGATGAAGCCTAAATTTATAAAGCAAGCTTCAGAAAAAGGTCATGCCGAGGATAAGCTAGAAAAGATATGGAAAGACTGGGAAGCTTTTGCCGCCTATGCATTTAATAAATCTCACTCTACCTGCTATGCATGGATTGCTTACCAGACAGCATATCTTAAAGCACATTATCCTGCAGAATACATGGCTGCCGTACTTTCTAATAATATGAATGACATCAAACAGGTTACTTTCTTTATGGAAGAATGTAAACGTATGAAACTAGATGTACTTGGGCCCGATGTAAATGAATCCTACCGTAAATTCTCGGTAAACAAAGATGGCGCCGTTCGTTTTGGAATGGGAGCCATTAAAGGTGTAGGTACTGGTGCCGTAGCCACCATAGTAGAAGGCCGAAAAGAAGATGGACCATATAGATCTATCTTTGACCTTGCTAAACGCATCGATCTTCGGGCCGCTAATAAAAAGGCATTTGAAAGTTTAGCTTTAGCCGGAGGTTTTGATTCTTTTTCTGAAACTCATAGAGGACAATATTTTCACGAAGAAGGAGATGGCGTTACTTTCTTAGAAAAAGCAGTACGCTACGGATCCAAATTTCAGGAAAGTGAAAACTCTTCACAGGTAAGTCTATTTGGAGAGGCTAGTGATGTACAAATCCCCGAACCTATCGTGCCACCTTGCGAAGAATGGGGAACCATGGAGAAATTAGCACGTGAAAAAGAAGTAGTAGGAATTTACCTCTCTGGTCACCCATTAGATGATTTTAAATATGAAATGAAATATTTCTGTAATGGAACCTTACTTAATTTTGCAGATCTCGAAGCCAATATTAATCGTGAAATCTCTTTTGGAGGAGTAATTTCTAATGTAGAGCATCGCACATCCAAAAATGGTAAAGGCTGGGCTACATTTATAATAGAAGACTATAACACAGCTCACGAATTCAGGATTTTTGGTGAAGAATACCTAAAACATCGTCCTTTCTTGGTAAAAAGCACCTTTGTATATTCCAAAGCTTTTATTAAAGAGGGCTGGGTAAACCGTGATACTGGTAAAAAAGGAGATCCTAGAATACAATTTAATAGTTTTCAATTATTGCATGATGTAATGGAAACCTATGCAAGAAAACTTACAATTCAAATGGATATTAATGAACTTTCTGACTCTAGAATAGATGACTTAAAAGGATTGTTAACAGAGCATTCTGGAAATCATACACTCAATTTTGTAATATATGAAATGGCCGAAAAATTAAAACTGCACATGCCTAGTCGAAAACAAAAAGTAAATATTTCTCAAGAATTACTTATAGCTCTTGAGGATGAATCTATATACTACAAGTTAAATTAA
- a CDS encoding SIMPL domain-containing protein → MKTNISSVVFSLAIVISSIVLGNAYMNRNKPERTIAVTGHGTTNFTSDLIVWEGEFTKTNVDLQQAFKGLKEDKKIVTGYLNANGIDVKTVVFDAVTTDRMTKPDYSNTGNYLGESFTGYQLSQTITISSNEIEKVEKISREITELLNKGVQFYSKKPRYYYTKLAELKIEMISKATENAQLRAEKIAKNSGSTLDKLTLAKMGIFQITGRHSGEDHSWGGALNTSSREKTASITTKLIYTLK, encoded by the coding sequence ATGAAAACGAATATTAGTTCTGTTGTATTTTCACTAGCCATTGTTATTTCTTCTATTGTTTTAGGGAATGCCTATATGAATCGTAATAAACCCGAAAGAACAATCGCCGTAACAGGACATGGTACCACCAATTTTACCTCGGATCTTATTGTTTGGGAAGGAGAATTTACCAAAACAAATGTCGATCTGCAGCAAGCCTTTAAGGGCCTCAAAGAAGATAAAAAAATTGTTACAGGTTATCTGAATGCTAACGGTATCGATGTAAAAACAGTTGTTTTTGATGCAGTAACAACCGATCGTATGACAAAACCTGATTATTCGAATACCGGTAATTATCTCGGAGAAAGCTTTACAGGATACCAATTATCACAAACCATAACCATTAGTTCTAATGAAATCGAAAAAGTTGAAAAAATATCTAGAGAAATTACAGAGTTGCTAAATAAAGGAGTTCAATTTTATTCAAAAAAACCTCGGTATTATTACACAAAGCTGGCAGAATTGAAGATTGAAATGATTTCAAAAGCAACTGAAAATGCTCAATTAAGAGCAGAAAAAATTGCTAAGAATTCTGGGTCAACCCTAGACAAATTAACACTCGCCAAAATGGGTATTTTTCAAATAACCGGAAGACACTCTGGAGAAGATCACTCCTGGGGTGGAGCACTAAACACTTCTTCGAGAGAAAAGACAGCTTCTATTACCACAAAACTCATCTATACATTAAAATAA
- the trxA gene encoding thioredoxin, with the protein MALEITDATFDEVVLKSDKPVLVDFWAAWCGPCRMVGPIIEQISEEYDGKAVVGKVDVDANQEFAAKYGVRNIPTVLVFQNGEVVGRQVGVSPKNVYAEALDSLM; encoded by the coding sequence ATGGCACTAGAAATAACAGACGCTACTTTTGATGAAGTAGTACTTAAAAGTGACAAACCCGTATTGGTTGATTTTTGGGCGGCTTGGTGTGGTCCATGTAGAATGGTAGGCCCTATCATCGAACAAATTAGTGAAGAGTATGACGGAAAAGCCGTTGTTGGTAAAGTTGATGTTGATGCGAATCAAGAATTTGCTGCCAAATATGGTGTAAGAAATATTCCTACAGTATTGGTTTTTCAAAACGGAGAAGTAGTAGGACGTCAAGTAGGAGTTTCTCCTAAGAATGTATATGCAGAAGCATTAGATTCTTTGATGTAA
- a CDS encoding DUF58 domain-containing protein: MDIQKEINKTGGFTNLELLAKQVVEGFISGMHKSPFHGFSAEFAEHKVYNNGESTKHIDWKLFAKTDKLYTKRYEEETNLRCHIIIDNSSSMHYPYVKEHHLGSLNKISFSVLATACLMNILKKQRDAIGLSIYSDEYDYYAPEKGSERHHQMLLNRLNKTTTSASKSKNTDTFKFLHLIAEKIHRRSLIFLFTDMLQATSNPEKLFEALRHLKYNKHEVILFHTFDSEKELNFDFSNRPTRFVDVETGDHINLYADNVKDNYQKAVSSYFYDLKMKCAQYGIKYVEADTTKDFDKILTTYFVERQKFT; the protein is encoded by the coding sequence ATGGACATTCAAAAAGAGATTAATAAAACCGGAGGGTTCACTAATCTGGAGTTACTTGCCAAGCAGGTTGTAGAAGGTTTCATCTCAGGCATGCACAAAAGTCCTTTTCATGGTTTTTCTGCAGAGTTTGCAGAACATAAGGTGTACAATAACGGAGAAAGCACAAAACATATAGACTGGAAACTTTTTGCTAAAACAGATAAGCTATATACTAAACGATATGAAGAAGAAACAAACCTAAGATGTCATATTATTATCGACAATTCTTCTTCTATGCACTATCCTTATGTAAAGGAGCATCATCTAGGTTCATTAAATAAAATTAGTTTTTCGGTTTTAGCCACAGCCTGTTTGATGAACATCCTTAAAAAGCAACGTGATGCTATTGGGTTAAGCATTTATAGTGATGAATATGATTATTACGCTCCAGAAAAAGGTAGTGAACGACATCATCAAATGTTACTTAACCGATTAAACAAAACCACAACCAGTGCATCCAAAAGCAAAAATACCGACACTTTTAAGTTTTTACATCTAATTGCCGAAAAAATACATCGCCGGTCATTGATTTTTTTGTTCACCGATATGCTACAAGCTACATCTAATCCCGAAAAATTATTTGAAGCTCTTAGACATCTTAAATACAACAAACATGAGGTTATTCTTTTTCATACATTTGATAGCGAGAAAGAATTAAATTTTGATTTTAGCAACCGACCTACCCGATTTGTAGATGTAGAAACAGGCGATCACATCAATCTATATGCCGATAATGTAAAGGATAATTATCAAAAAGCAGTATCCTCTTATTTTTACGATCTAAAAATGAAATGTGCTCAATATGGTATAAAATATGTTGAAGCTGATACCACCAAAGATTTCGACAAAATATTAACCACTTATTTTGTTGAAAGACAGAAATTTACATAA
- a CDS encoding GIY-YIG nuclease family protein, whose product MNPIYTVYIIQSLKDDSFYIGYSANIEERINKHNNGNSRYTSKKIPWKLVYTEEFSSKTNAIKRERFLKKQKNRNFYLRLIQNKN is encoded by the coding sequence ATGAATCCAATATACACGGTCTACATAATTCAGAGCTTGAAAGACGATTCTTTCTATATTGGATATTCTGCAAATATTGAAGAAAGAATAAACAAACACAACAATGGAAATAGCAGGTATACCTCCAAAAAAATTCCATGGAAATTAGTCTACACTGAGGAATTTTCTTCAAAAACTAACGCAATCAAAAGGGAACGTTTTCTCAAAAAACAGAAAAACAGAAATTTCTACCTCAGATTAATTCAAAATAAAAATTGA